From the genome of Cucumis sativus cultivar 9930 unplaced genomic scaffold, Cucumber_9930_V3 scaffold52, whole genome shotgun sequence, one region includes:
- the LOC116405968 gene encoding pyruvate dehydrogenase E1 component subunit beta, mitochondrial-like, with amino-acid sequence MTVRDTLNSALDEEMSVDQKKKKFMREEVGEYQETYKITKRILEKYGSERVLDTPITEEVKCRTFVNQVTYFGLKKRLREPVT; translated from the exons ATGACCGTGAGGGATACTCTAAACTCTGCACTTGATGAAGAAATGTCTGTtgatcaaaaaaaaaaaaaatttatgagagaAGAG GTCGGAGAATATCAGGAGACTTATAAG ATAACCAAAAGGATTTTGGAGAAATATGGTTCTGAGAGGGTTCTTGATACCCCAATCACAGAG GAGGTAAAATGCAGAACATTTGTTAACCAAGTCACTTATTTCGGactaaaaaaaag gCTGCGAGAACCGGTGACTTAG
- the LOC116405965 gene encoding uncharacterized protein LOC116405965, whose protein sequence is MEGSVWLVPWIQGGPIIQQFGKRVIYDVGSRWDARLVDFMGRDGDWRWPLVSLDLMDIWDRVQGVRPSPSVEDRWVWVSGSHDSFSITSAWETIRPHSIRVGWSGLLWGGGNIPKHSFCAWLAIRDRLGTRDRLSRWDRSIPLSCLLCGGNYESRDHLFFSCHFGWEIWSRILLLMSSSHRIGYWGVGLSWIYNQGIGKSVRRKLWRLLWCATIYFIWQERNHRLHGGAIREPMVVFQLIRSCIKARAASWSDGVHGLI, encoded by the coding sequence ATGGAAGGAAGTGTATGGTTGGTTCCATGGATTCAGGGTGGGCCGATTATCCAGCAGTTTGGGAAGAGGGTGATCTATGATGTGGGTAGTCGGTGGGATGCGAGGCTGGTGGATTTCATGGGTCGGGATGGTGATTGGAGATGGCCGcttgtttctttggatttgatggacATTTGGGATAGGGTTCAGGGAGTGAGGCCGAGTCCGAGTGTTGAGGATAGGTGGGTTTGGGTGTCGGGGAGTCATGATAGTTTTTCGATCACTAGTGCGTGGGAGACTATTCGTCCTCATAGTATTAGGGTTGGCTGGTCGGGTTTACTATGGGGTGGGGGAAATATTCCTAAGCACTCCTTTTGTGCTTGGTTGGCCATCAGGGATAGGTTGGGTACTAGAGATAGGTTAAGTCGGTGGGATAGGTCGATTCCTTTATCGTGTTTGCTTTGTGGAGGGAACTATGAGTCTcgtgatcatttgtttttttcttgtcattttgggTGGGAGATTTGGTCGAGGATCCTTTTGCTTATGTCATCTTCTCATAGAATCGGTTATTGGGGGGTTGGGTTATCTTGGATTTATAATCAGGGTATTGGGAAGAGTGTGAGGAGAAAACTGTGGCGCcttctctggtgtgctacaatttatttcatttggcaggAGCGAAATCATCGTCTTCATGGAGGTGCTATTCGGGAGCCTATGGTTGTATTCCAGCTCATTCGGTCGTGTATTAAAGCGCGTGCTGCTTCTTGGTCGGATGGTGTTCATGGTcttatttaa
- the LOC116405975 gene encoding uncharacterized protein LOC116405975, with the protein MWIMWKRNRFVFTTNEVVDQFISGVITDLISGEKVEVLCVYASNSNIERRVLWRRIIEISAGWRGPGMVFGDFNTIRLHSEAFGGAPNVEDMEEFDMAIREADLVEPAVQGNWFTWTSKRHGLGLMRRLDRILVNDEGLSTWPNMWVNVLPWGISDHSSILVYPSNQRSQQVVSFRFFNHWVEEASFMDVVSSAWTKDTRVSPIVNSVRNLRNLKSILRRHFGRHIRTISEDVRLANDTMDRA; encoded by the coding sequence ATGTGGATTATGTGGAAACGTAACAGATTCGTGTTCACGACTAACGAGGTTGTCGACCAGTTTATTTCTGGTGTAATAACAGATTTGATCTCTGGGGAGAAGGTAGAGGTTCTGTGTGTGTATGCCTCTAATAGTAATATCGAGAGACGTGTTTTATGGAGGCGAATAATTGAGATCTCTGCTGGTTGGAGAGGACCGGGTATGGTCTTTGGTGATTTTAACACCATCAGACTCCACTCTGAAGCCTTCGGGGGTGCTCCGAACGTGGAGGATATGGAGGAGTTTGACATGGCTATTCGAGAGGCGGACCTTGTTGAACCCGCGGTCCAGGGGAACTGGTTTACTTGGACTAGTAAGAGACATGGGTTGGGTTTGATGAGGAGACTTGATCGTATCCTAGTGAATGATGAGGGGCTTAGTACATGGCCTAACATGTGGGTTAACGTCCTCCCGTGGGGTATTTCTGATCATTCTTCCATACTTGTCTATCCCAGTAATCAGCGAAGCCAACAAGTGGtctcttttcgtttctttaacCATTGGGTTGAAGAAGCGTCCTTTATGGATGTTGTGTCCTCTGCTTGGACCAAAGATACTAGAGTTTCTCCAATTGTGAATAGTGTAAGGAACTTAAGAAATCTCAAGTCGATTCTTCGCAGACATTTTGGTAGGCATATCCGAACCATCAGTGAGGATGTTCGTCTTGCCAATGATACCATGGACCGAGCTtaa